The genome window TGTGCGGCCTGGCGACGTTATTCTGCATTCACAGCCGCTGTATGGCGGCACTGAAACCCTGCTGAGCAAAACTTTCCATCAGCTTGGCGTGGCGGCAGTAGGCTTCAGCGACGGTCTGGATGAGGAAAAAGTACAGGAGGCAGCCGACCGGGCAACGGCAATTGGCCGCGTGGCGGTTATTTTAATTGAAACGCCCACCAACCCCACCAACAGCCTGGTGGATATCGCCCTGATTCGCCGCGTGGCGGATAAGACTGGCGAACTGCAGGGAAGCCGCCCGATTATTGCCTGCGACAATACGCTGCTTGGCCCGCTGTTTCAGCGCCCGCTGGAGCATGGTGCGGATATTTCGCTCTATTCACTGACAAAATATGTTGGCGGACACTCCGATCTGATTGCCGGCGCGGCGATGGGCAGTAAAGCGCTGATGAATCAGGTTCGCGCCTTGCGCAGCGCCATTGGCACCCAGCTGGATCCGCACTCCAGCTGGATGCTGGGCCGCTCGCTGGAAACGCTGTCGCTGCGCATGGAAAAAGCGAACAGCAATGCCGAAGCGGTAGCACGTTTCTTACGCGATCATCCGAAGGTGGAAAAGCTGCACTATCTGAGTTTTCTGGATAGCGGCTCTGCGGCGGGTAAAACGTTTCAGGCGCAAAGCAGTGGCGCAGGCTCAACCTTTTCCTTTGATGTTCGTGGCGGTCAGCCCGCCGCTTTCCGTTTTCTTAACGCGCTACAGCTGTTTAAGCTGGCGGTAAGCCTCGGCGGTACCGAATCGCTTGCCAGCCATCCGGGCAGCACCACCCATTCCGGCGTGCCTGCTGAAGTACGGCAGCGGATTGGTATTGGCGAAGCGACCATTCGCTTGTCGATTGGCATTGAGAACAGCGACGATTTGATTGAGGATTTACGGCTGGCGCTGGAGCAGGCATAAGCCCGCAGTATGATGAGAAAAGTTAAAGGGCTGCCTGCAAAAGGCGGCCCTTTTATAAAAGGCTGGTTTTTAAAAGCACGATGAATAAAGAGTTATGGGTAACAACATAGACAGCAACTGGCTAACTAATCCAAAAAAATTAAACCATTAACGCCCGATCGCGTTCACCATAATCGGGCATTGGCAAAAGATATGTGGTTATTCGACAGTAAAGCCCAGCATCATGCCGGTATCTTCATGTTCCAGCAGATGGCAGTGCGCCATATACGCCTGTTGAGCGCTGGCCTTATGGTTAAAGCGCACCAGCACCTCGCTACGCCAGCCCTCCACATGCACCGTATCTTTCCATCCCTGACGATGCGGCGCAGGCGGCTTGCCGTTTTCGGAAAGAATGCGAAACTGCGTGCCGTGGATATGGAAAGGATGCAGCATCGCATCGCCTTCGCCGGAAATGGTCCACTTCTCCAGCTGGCCCTGCTTCACGGCAAACATTGGCTTGTTCATATCAAAGGCCTGGCCGTTGATCTTATTACCATTATGGAAGTCATAGCCGGAAGCGGCCTGCTGTGGCATATCCGCCATCGCATGACCGTGGCCCTGATGCGTCATTGCCTGATGATCGTGACCGGCTGAATCCATATCGTGTGCCGTAGAATGTACTGCCCTCTCATGGCCCGCCAACGCCTGCTTGCCGTAACGCTGTTGCAGCGCCTGCATCCCCAGCCGATCCAGCTGAGGATCCATCATCAGCTGTAACCAACGGCCAGGCAGATTATCGCTGGCAGGCAGCGGTGGCAGATTAGCCAACGTATCCGGCAGCGAGCCGCTGGCCATTACCCGCAACGGCAAAATATGCAGCAGCGGCAGCGGCGCATCAAACGGTGCCAGCGTCATTCCCATCTGGTTAACCGGCAGCGTTACCAAATCAAAGGCTTTGCCATCGCTGGTATCTACCAGCACTTCAAACCGCTCGCCCGGCAGCAGCATCAGCGTCTCTGCCTGCACCGGCTCTGCCAGCAGGCCACCATCGCTGGCGATAACGTACAGCGCGCGCTTGTCGCTGGTCGCCAGGTTAAGCGTGCGAGCGTTACAACCGTTCAGCAGACGCAGACGCAGCCAGCCACGCGGCACCGCCTGCTGCGGATAAGGCACGCCGTTGGTCAGCATCAGATTGCCAAACCAGCCCACTGCGGCGCGCATAACGTCCAGCTGATAATCAATGCCGGTACCCTCTGCCGTTAGCTGCTTGTCCTGTAAAATCAGTGGGATGTCATCTACGCCCCACTGCTTCGGCAGCAGCAGCTTTTCTGATTCCTCATCACGCAGCACTACCAGCCCGGCCAGTCCCTGCGCCACCTGATAGCCGGTCTTTCCGTGCTGATGCGGATGAAACCAGCAGGTTGCCGCCGGCTGGTCGGGCGTAATGGAAACCGTGCGCTGACTGCCGGGCGCGATCATGGCCTGCGGGCCGCCATCCACATCCCCCGGCACCTCCAGCCCGTGCCAGTGTACCGTGGTCGCCTGCGGCAGGCGGTTTTCCATCAGCACTTTCAGCGTTTTACCACGCGTCATCTCAATCGCCGGACCCAGCAGCGCGCCGTTATAGCCCCAGGTATTGACCGCTTTGCCGTTCCAGTGGCTGGTGCCGGACTGAGCAATCAGGCGCACCGCACCGTGAATATCGGGCTTCAGCAGATCGGGTATCGGTAGCGTCGGGCGGCCAACGGCCAGCGCACGGCCTTGCCAGAAAGGAAACAGGCCTGCGGCGCTCAGCGCTGCGGTCAGTTTAAGAAAATCTCGGCGTTGCATGATGGCGTCCTTTATCATATTGAGGGCGTTATCCTAAACCTTGCCCTAACGGCAAAGTCAAGCGAACAAGCAAATGAACCTAAGATAGCTAAATCAATAGGGTTATGGCTGGTTTAATACGCATATCAGGCTTCATCTTTGAAAGGGGCTGATTTATTACTCCTTTAACATCGGGTGGCATCAGAGGAAGGGTTCCTGTGCGGCCTGCATCATAAAAGTAATCGGCTTCAATTCGACCGGCTTTTGTTCATCTCTTCTGCCTGCAGACTCTGAGACTTCCCGCAAAGTGAAGTGATGGCGATCAGACATGGTTCAATTAATATATTTCTGACATGAAGAAATAGCGCTTGCCAGACTGAATTGGCGATTTTTAGCACAAACGGCAACAAAGCGTAAAAATGGCCTGAAGACGGTTCATAACTGTGCTAACGTCAGATGATTGCAATTTTTAGAGAATGATTATGACGAAGGGCATCAAAGTCCTGTTGCTGTCGGGGCTTCTTGGCTTCTCATCCACCAGCTTTGCGCTTAGCGAATCAGAAGCGGAAGATCTGGCCGATCTGACCGCGGTATTTGTTTATCTAAAAAATGATTGCGGCTATCAGGATCTGCCCGATGCGCAAATCCGCAAGGCGTTGGTTTTCTTTGCCCAGCAGAACCGTTGGGACCTTACCAACTATGGCAGCTACAACATGAAATTACTGGGAGAAGAGAGCTATCGCGATCTGAGCGGGATTGCTGTCTCTAACGATAAGAAATGTAAGGCGTTAGCACGCGACTCGCTCAGCCTGCTGGCTTACGTTAAGTAATTTGCTGCTCTGTGCTCTCCTGCTGCTAATTTGACCGTGCAACCCTATGCAGAGTTAGCTATGATGTGCCGCCCAATTTTCATGGCTATTCTGAGGAGAGCCCCACCATGGCCCAAAATGAAATTTGGTATGAAACGCTTCATGCCGGCTTTGGTCAATATTTCACGGTAGACAAGGTTCTCTATCGTGAAAAGACCGGGCACCAGGATCTGATCATCTTCGAAAATGCGGCTTTCGGTCGCGTCATGGCGCTGGATGGCGTGGTGCAAACCACCGAGCGCGATGAATTCATCTATCACGAAATGTTAACGCACGTTCCGCTGCTGGCCCACGGCAACGCCAAAAAGGTGTTGATTATCGGCGGCGGTGATGGCGGTATGCTGCGTGAAGTCAGTCGCCACGCCGGGCTGGAACAGATTACGATGGTGGAAATCGACGCGGGTGTGGTCGAGTTTTGCCGCCAGTATCTGCCCAACCATAGCGCTGGCGCTTATGACGATCCGCGCTTCCGTCTGGTGATCGACGATGGGGTGAACTTCGTGACGCAAACCAGCGAAAAGTTCGATGTGATCATCTCAGACTGTACCGATCCGGTCGGTCCGGGCGAAAGCCTGTTTACCTCTGAGTTTTATCAGGGTTGTAAACGTTGCCTTAATGAAAATGGCATCTTTGTCGCGCAGAATGGCGTTAGCTTTCTGCAACAGGATGAAGCCGTGACCAGCCATCGCAAACTGGGCCACTACTTCAGCGATGTCAGTTTTTATCAGGCGGCGATCCCAACCTATTACGGCGGCATTATGACCTTTGCCTGGGCGAGCGATAACCCGGCACAGCGTCAGCTTGATACCGCCACGCTGCAGGCGCGCTTTGCGTCAGCAGGCCTGAACTGCCGTTACTATAATCCGGCAATCCATACGGGCAGTTTTGCTCTGCCGCAATATCTGTTGAATGCACTGTCGGCACCGACCGGGCATTTATAAGGAGGTGAACTAAATTGCAAAAGCTGAAACTACATGGCTTCAACAACCTGACGAAAAGCCTGAGTTTTTGTATCTACGACATTTGCTATGCGAACAGTGAGGCCGAACGCGATGGCTATATTGCTTATATTGATGAGCAGTACAACGCTAACCGCCTGACTGAAATCCTGACCGAAACCTGCTCGATTATCGGCGCTAACGTACTGAATATCGCGCGTCAGGATTATGAACCGCAAGGTGCCAGCGTCACCATTCTGGTTAGCGAAGAGCCGATCGATCCGAAAGATATTGATAATTCGGAGCATCCCGGCCCGCTGCCTGGTTCGGTAGTCGCGCACCTGGATAAAAGTCATATTTGCGTTCACACCTATCCGGAGAGCCATCCTGAAGGCGGATTATGTACGTTCCGTGCTGATATTGAAGTCTCTACCTGCGGCGTTATTTCCCCGCTGAAGGCGCTGAATTACCTTATCCATCAGCTGGAGTCGGACATCGTTACCGTTGATTATCGCGTACGCGGTTTTACCCGTGACGTTAACGGCGTGAAGCACTTTATCGATCATGAGATCAACTCTATACAGAACTTTATGTCAGATGATATGAAGGCGATGTATGATATGGTCGATGTGAATGTTTATCAGGAAAACATCTTTCACACCAAGATGTTGCTGAAAGAATTCGATCTCAAACATTACCTGTTCAACACCAGACCGGAAGACCTGAGTCCGCAGGAACACAAGCGGATTACCGATCTGTTGTGGAAGGAAATGCGTGAGATCTACTATGGCCGTAATATTCCCTCTCTCGGCCTGAAAACGCAGTAAAGCCCCTGCTTTACCGGGGCGGATCTTCCGCCCCGTTTCGTTTACTTCGCCTGCGTATCCACCAGCGTTAAGGCAAAATCTTCTGCGTTAAGCTGCGCCTGCGTCTCTTCACTTAGCCTGCCATCGGTAATGACCTCCGTCAGCGCCTGTAACGGCGTTACGCAAAACAGTGACCAGGAACCATATTTACTGCTGTCCGCCAGCAATATCCGCTGACGCGCATTAAGCAGCAGATCCTGCTTCAGCCCGGCCTTATCCTCCGTAGGCGTGGTAATGCCTTTCTCCAGGCTCCAGGAGTTGCAGCTGACAAAAGCAATATCGGGATGAAGTGTGCGCAACAGGCGGCGTCCGTGTTCACCGATGCATGACTGACTGGAATCATCAATGCGCCCGCCGATAATCGTCACTTCTATTTGCCGGAATCCCGAAAGAAACAGCGCAATATGCAGATCGGCGGTAATGACCCGCAGCGGCAGGTGCGTGAGCTGCCGCGCCAGCTCCAGCATAGTGGTGCCCGCATCCAGCACCACCGCATCGCCCGCTTTTACGCGCGCGGCGGCGGCGCGTGCAATCGCCTGTTTCTCTGCCAGATTGCGCTGGCTTTTCTCTGACGTGGTGGGCTGCTCAGGAATAAAACGGTTTAACGTCACGCCGCCGTGCGTCCTGCTAATAACACCCTCCCGATCCAGCTTAATCAGATCGCGGCGGATAGTGGCGGGCGAGGCGGAAATGGCCGTTACCAGTTGATCAACGGTAACCAGATTATGTCCTTTCAGATAATCCATAATCTGGTCGAGGCGACTTTGTCCTTTCATCTTTCCCTATGCAAGTTGCATCGCAAGTTGAATCGAGATGGCCATGCTCTCAGACTTCGCTTTACCTGTCCAGGCAATATCAAATGCGGTGCCGTGGTCCGCTGAAGTGCGGATAAACGGCAGGCCAGCGGTGATATTTACCCCATCGTAGAAGCCCAGCAGCTTAAGCGGAATATGGCCCTGATCGTGATACATCGCCACCACCATATCGTACTGTCCTTCATAGCACTGAAGATAAACCGTATCCGGCGGACAAGGACCACGGGCATCAATGCCCTTCTCTTTCATCGCCTGGATCGCCGGACCGACAATGTTGATCTCTTCATCGCCAAACAGGCCATTTTCGCCGGCGTGCGGATTCACCCCGGCCACGGCGATGCGCGGATGCATATAGCCGACGCGGCGCAAAAACGTATCAGCCATGCCAATCACCGTTTCCACGCGCGACTGATTCAGCGTATCAAGAAATTTGCGCAGCGCAATATGAGTGGTGACGTGGATCACTTTTAGTCGGTCAGTATAAAGCACCATTGCGTAATCTTTACTTTGGGTCAGCTGCGCCAGCAGTTCGGTATGGCCAGGATAGAGGTGACCAGCTGAATGCAACGCCTCTTTATTTAACGGCGCGGTGGCAATGGCATGCACCTCTCCCGCCAGCGCCAGCGCCGTTGCGCGCTTCACACAGCGGTACGCCAGATCGCCCGCCTGCGCCTGAACCTTACCGGGCACCAGCGCCTGTGGATCGGCCAGCGGTTCATCCAGCACATTAATGGTGCCGGGCGTGAAGTGCGCCTGCGCGACTGAAGTAATCTCTTTCAGTTCCATTTGCGGGAGTTTGCCCTGCGCCATTACGCGCCTTAACGTCTCCAGGCAACCTACCACCACGGCTGGCGCGCCGTTTAACTCCCCTTCAGCAAGCGCTTTAACAATAATCTCCGGGCCGATACCGGCAGGATCGCCCATGGTTACCGCAATGGTTTTAGTGGTCACAGTACATCTCCTCAATAAACGAGAGCGCGTCACAAAGCACACTCTCAGAACCGAAACCGCCGGCTTTGGTAATTACCGGCAAATCATCAAGCTCGCTGTTGATAAAACAGCCGCATGGAACGCAGGGCGCAACCTCCTGCTGGATGCGATAGCCTTCCGCGCCCAGCGCATGAGCAACCGCAATGGCAATGTCGCCGCCCGTCAGAAACAGCCCGCCGATACGCGTCCTGTCGATAATCGCCAGCGTCAGCTCACCCAGCCTCTGGCTGAGACGCTCGCCCAGCGCTGCACGGGTGCAGTCAAGCTGCTGGCATAGCGCATCAATTTTTTGTCGATCTACCGCGCTGCGGCTGGTACGTAAAATCGTGTGCTGACCGGCTGCAAGCAGCGTACTCGTCTGCTGTACCAGCCCGCTAAAATCGGGAACGTCGTGCATAAGCAGCTGCGCTACGTCGATATCGACTACCTGCGCGCGCTGTTGATTGATAGCCAGCGCCACCTGACGACGCGTGGTTTCACTCATTGACCCGGCAATCACCAGCACCGGCAGCGTCTGGCGTTTTGTAATGCAGGCACTGGCTGGCAAGGCCGCCGCCAGCCCTGCCGCACCTACCAGCAACGGTGTTTCGGGCAGCGAAAGGGCCGCTTCGGCAATCAGTGCCAGATCCTGTTCGGTTAGCGCATCCACCACGACCATCACCGGTGCCTGATGTTGATACTGCCGCAGCAGCGCGGCCAGTTCACCGCTGCGCACCGCAGGCAACACAACATCAATCACCTTTAGCTCGCTTTGCTGCTGCAAAATGGTTTTGATGCGTGAGGAACTAATCGGCGTGCGCGGATCGCTGGCAAACTCGGTTTGCGCCAGCGGTACCTGATGCACCAGACACTCTCCGTTAAGGGTAGTGCGGCCTGCGCCAGGGATCGCCGCTGCGATCAGCGCCAGCCCTTTGCCGCTGGCGTGCAATGCGGCTTCAATTTCCGCTCCGGGATTGCCGCGAAAGGTGGAGTCGATTTTTTTGTAGATCAGCAAATCCTGCTGACGCCAGCGGGCCAGCGCCTGCGTTACCGCATCCGCCGCGTCAGAAGCTCCAAGCGCGCGGCTGTCAGTATTGATCACCAGCACATCGGCGCGGCGTGACGGCGACTGCCGGGCAAAGAGCATCACCTCAGTACGCGCGCCCTTCTTCGCCAGCTGAACCCCGGTATCATTAGCGCCGGTAAAATCATCAGCGATGACGATTAATTTCATACATTCCCCTTACTGGCTGCATCACGCTTCGCTCCCCGTCCTGTTTAAGCGTTGTACCCCGCTTACAAAAGAAACTACCCAACCCGTTAATGATTATATTCAATCATGATTGATTAAATGTGAGCAACCTCAAATTAATCACATGCGATTTCCCCTATAAAATTGACCGATAACAATCGCTTTTGAACAAACTAAATCATCGTTCAGCTTTATAGGGAGAAAAGACAGACCTTATGAACATCAATAGCACCCTTATCAGCGGCTTTCAGGCGCTTAATGACATTGGCTACCTGCTACAGAATCGACGCAGCCTGCTGCTGGTGACCGATAAAAATATCAGCGCTATTCCTGCCGTTGCGACGCTGACCGAACAGCTGCGGCGCCAGGCTGATACCCTGATTATTCTGGATAATGTGCCGCCGGAGCCGAGCCAGCATGATGTCGCGGCACAGCTGGAAAGTTTGAATGGACGTCAGGTCGAGACGGTAATTGGCATTGGAGGTGGCAGCGTGCTGGATGTCGCTAAGCTGTTGTCGGTTCTGTGCTTGTCGGGCGCGCCTACGCTTGATCAGCTGCTGGCAGGTGAGAAACCCACGGCGCGCCTGCCTTCTCTGCTAATCCCAACCACGGCCGGAACCGGCTCGGAAGCGACGCCTAATGCAATTCTGGCAATCCCGGAACAGGAGACCAAGGTCGGCATTATTTCACCGGTGATGCTGCCTGATTATGTGGCGCTGGCACCGGAACTGACCACCAGCATGCCGCCGCATATCGCCTCTTCTACCGGCATCGATGCGCTTTGCCACCTGATTGAATGCTTTACTGCCACCGTCGCCAATCCGGTTAGCGATAACTATGCACTGATTGGCCTGAAGAAACTGTTTGCCAGCCTGGAAACCAGCGTGGCCGAACCGCACAACCTGCAGGCACGTCTCGATATGCTATGGGCCTCTTATTACGGCGGCGCGGCTATTGCTCATGCCGGCACGCATCTGGTTCACGCCCTTTCCTATCCACTGGGCGGTAAATATCACCTGCCGCACGGCGTTGCTAACGCCATTCTGCTTGCACCCTGTATGCGCGCTGTCCGTCCGGCTGCAGTGACTAAATTTGCTCAGGCGTATGACCTGTTGCCCAACGCCGATCGCTCCCTGAACGATGAAGAAAAGTCCCATGCGCTGGTGGACTATTTTGCCGCGCTGGTGCGCCGTCTGAAGCTTCCCGCCAGCCTTGATGAGCTGGGAATCAAAGCCGACCAGCTGCCACAGCTGGTGGAGTCGGCGCTGGACGTGCAGCGTTTGATTAAAAATGTGCCCACTCCGGTCAGCGCCAGTATGGTGCGGAATATCTATCTGACGCTGTTCCCGACCCTATCAGCCTGAATAACGAGGTAACAATGAAACAGAAAATTGAAGGCGTGCTGACTGCGATTGTAACCACCTTTGATGCTGAAGGTGCGTTTAAACCAGCGGCACAGCGTAAGCAGGTGCAACGTCAGTTGCAGGCAGGCAACGGCATCTTTTGTGGCGGCACCAACGGCGAATTTTTTGTACTGAATGAACAGGAAAAGCTGGCGGTTATCGAAACCTGCGTTGATGAGACAGCAGGCCAGGCGCCGGTGGTGGCGCATATCGGGGAGATCTCCACGCGGGAAACGATTCGCCTGGGAAAACAGGTGGCGCAGCTTGGCGTTGACGCCGTGTCGGTGATTACGCCCTGGTTTGTCCCCCTCAAACAGCAGGAGCTGATTTGGCACTACCGTACGGTAGCAGACGCGCTGGAAGTGCCGCTGTTTTTGTACAACATTCCGGCGCGCACCGGCAATACGCTGCAGCCGGAAACAGTGCGCATTCTGGCCGCGCATCCCAACATTATCGGCATTAAAGACAGCGCTGGCAGCTATGAGAGCCTGAAAGGTTTTCTTGAGGCGGCGCAGGGTCAGGAAAATTTTTCCGTCCTGAACGGCCCCGATTCGCTGATCCATCGTGGCTTTGTTGAAGGTTGTACCGCCTGTATCTCCGGCCTTGCCAATGTTGCGCCGCAGGAAATCAACGCCATCTGGCGCACTTTTCAGGCAGGCGATCTCACCGCGTCACAACAGGCGCAGGAAAATGTTACCGGCCTGCGCACCGATTTATACAACGTTGGCTTTTCACCCGCGGCAGTGAAAAAAGCGCTGGTGCTTATGGGCCATGACGTCGG of Pantoea alhagi contains these proteins:
- a CDS encoding cystathionine gamma-synthase family protein, with protein sequence MCAAQTKKTHIGNRPLQPETQMLNYGYDPALSEGAVKPPVFLTSTFVFKSAEDGRDFFDYVSGRREPPAGLSGGLVYSRFNHPNSEIVEDRLAVYERAESSVLFSSGMSAISTTLLAFVRPGDVILHSQPLYGGTETLLSKTFHQLGVAAVGFSDGLDEEKVQEAADRATAIGRVAVILIETPTNPTNSLVDIALIRRVADKTGELQGSRPIIACDNTLLGPLFQRPLEHGADISLYSLTKYVGGHSDLIAGAAMGSKALMNQVRALRSAIGTQLDPHSSWMLGRSLETLSLRMEKANSNAEAVARFLRDHPKVEKLHYLSFLDSGSAAGKTFQAQSSGAGSTFSFDVRGGQPAAFRFLNALQLFKLAVSLGGTESLASHPGSTTHSGVPAEVRQRIGIGEATIRLSIGIENSDDLIEDLRLALEQA
- the cueO gene encoding multicopper oxidase CueO gives rise to the protein MQRRDFLKLTAALSAAGLFPFWQGRALAVGRPTLPIPDLLKPDIHGAVRLIAQSGTSHWNGKAVNTWGYNGALLGPAIEMTRGKTLKVLMENRLPQATTVHWHGLEVPGDVDGGPQAMIAPGSQRTVSITPDQPAATCWFHPHQHGKTGYQVAQGLAGLVVLRDEESEKLLLPKQWGVDDIPLILQDKQLTAEGTGIDYQLDVMRAAVGWFGNLMLTNGVPYPQQAVPRGWLRLRLLNGCNARTLNLATSDKRALYVIASDGGLLAEPVQAETLMLLPGERFEVLVDTSDGKAFDLVTLPVNQMGMTLAPFDAPLPLLHILPLRVMASGSLPDTLANLPPLPASDNLPGRWLQLMMDPQLDRLGMQALQQRYGKQALAGHERAVHSTAHDMDSAGHDHQAMTHQGHGHAMADMPQQAASGYDFHNGNKINGQAFDMNKPMFAVKQGQLEKWTISGEGDAMLHPFHIHGTQFRILSENGKPPAPHRQGWKDTVHVEGWRSEVLVRFNHKASAQQAYMAHCHLLEHEDTGMMLGFTVE
- a CDS encoding YacC family pilotin-like protein yields the protein MTKGIKVLLLSGLLGFSSTSFALSESEAEDLADLTAVFVYLKNDCGYQDLPDAQIRKALVFFAQQNRWDLTNYGSYNMKLLGEESYRDLSGIAVSNDKKCKALARDSLSLLAYVK
- the speE gene encoding polyamine aminopropyltransferase produces the protein MAQNEIWYETLHAGFGQYFTVDKVLYREKTGHQDLIIFENAAFGRVMALDGVVQTTERDEFIYHEMLTHVPLLAHGNAKKVLIIGGGDGGMLREVSRHAGLEQITMVEIDAGVVEFCRQYLPNHSAGAYDDPRFRLVIDDGVNFVTQTSEKFDVIISDCTDPVGPGESLFTSEFYQGCKRCLNENGIFVAQNGVSFLQQDEAVTSHRKLGHYFSDVSFYQAAIPTYYGGIMTFAWASDNPAQRQLDTATLQARFASAGLNCRYYNPAIHTGSFALPQYLLNALSAPTGHL
- the speD gene encoding adenosylmethionine decarboxylase, which gives rise to MQKLKLHGFNNLTKSLSFCIYDICYANSEAERDGYIAYIDEQYNANRLTEILTETCSIIGANVLNIARQDYEPQGASVTILVSEEPIDPKDIDNSEHPGPLPGSVVAHLDKSHICVHTYPESHPEGGLCTFRADIEVSTCGVISPLKALNYLIHQLESDIVTVDYRVRGFTRDVNGVKHFIDHEINSIQNFMSDDMKAMYDMVDVNVYQENIFHTKMLLKEFDLKHYLFNTRPEDLSPQEHKRITDLLWKEMREIYYGRNIPSLGLKTQ
- a CDS encoding DeoR/GlpR family DNA-binding transcription regulator, with product MKGQSRLDQIMDYLKGHNLVTVDQLVTAISASPATIRRDLIKLDREGVISRTHGGVTLNRFIPEQPTTSEKSQRNLAEKQAIARAAAARVKAGDAVVLDAGTTMLELARQLTHLPLRVITADLHIALFLSGFRQIEVTIIGGRIDDSSQSCIGEHGRRLLRTLHPDIAFVSCNSWSLEKGITTPTEDKAGLKQDLLLNARQRILLADSSKYGSWSLFCVTPLQALTEVITDGRLSEETQAQLNAEDFALTLVDTQAK
- a CDS encoding D-threonate 4-phosphate dehydrogenase, which gives rise to MGDPAGIGPEIIVKALAEGELNGAPAVVVGCLETLRRVMAQGKLPQMELKEITSVAQAHFTPGTINVLDEPLADPQALVPGKVQAQAGDLAYRCVKRATALALAGEVHAIATAPLNKEALHSAGHLYPGHTELLAQLTQSKDYAMVLYTDRLKVIHVTTHIALRKFLDTLNQSRVETVIGMADTFLRRVGYMHPRIAVAGVNPHAGENGLFGDEEINIVGPAIQAMKEKGIDARGPCPPDTVYLQCYEGQYDMVVAMYHDQGHIPLKLLGFYDGVNITAGLPFIRTSADHGTAFDIAWTGKAKSESMAISIQLAMQLA
- the dtnK gene encoding D-threonate kinase, coding for MKLIVIADDFTGANDTGVQLAKKGARTEVMLFARQSPSRRADVLVINTDSRALGASDAADAVTQALARWRQQDLLIYKKIDSTFRGNPGAEIEAALHASGKGLALIAAAIPGAGRTTLNGECLVHQVPLAQTEFASDPRTPISSSRIKTILQQQSELKVIDVVLPAVRSGELAALLRQYQHQAPVMVVVDALTEQDLALIAEAALSLPETPLLVGAAGLAAALPASACITKRQTLPVLVIAGSMSETTRRQVALAINQQRAQVVDIDVAQLLMHDVPDFSGLVQQTSTLLAAGQHTILRTSRSAVDRQKIDALCQQLDCTRAALGERLSQRLGELTLAIIDRTRIGGLFLTGGDIAIAVAHALGAEGYRIQQEVAPCVPCGCFINSELDDLPVITKAGGFGSESVLCDALSFIEEMYCDH
- a CDS encoding iron-containing alcohol dehydrogenase yields the protein MNINSTLISGFQALNDIGYLLQNRRSLLLVTDKNISAIPAVATLTEQLRRQADTLIILDNVPPEPSQHDVAAQLESLNGRQVETVIGIGGGSVLDVAKLLSVLCLSGAPTLDQLLAGEKPTARLPSLLIPTTAGTGSEATPNAILAIPEQETKVGIISPVMLPDYVALAPELTTSMPPHIASSTGIDALCHLIECFTATVANPVSDNYALIGLKKLFASLETSVAEPHNLQARLDMLWASYYGGAAIAHAGTHLVHALSYPLGGKYHLPHGVANAILLAPCMRAVRPAAVTKFAQAYDLLPNADRSLNDEEKSHALVDYFAALVRRLKLPASLDELGIKADQLPQLVESALDVQRLIKNVPTPVSASMVRNIYLTLFPTLSA
- a CDS encoding dihydrodipicolinate synthase family protein, with protein sequence MKQKIEGVLTAIVTTFDAEGAFKPAAQRKQVQRQLQAGNGIFCGGTNGEFFVLNEQEKLAVIETCVDETAGQAPVVAHIGEISTRETIRLGKQVAQLGVDAVSVITPWFVPLKQQELIWHYRTVADALEVPLFLYNIPARTGNTLQPETVRILAAHPNIIGIKDSAGSYESLKGFLEAAQGQENFSVLNGPDSLIHRGFVEGCTACISGLANVAPQEINAIWRTFQAGDLTASQQAQENVTGLRTDLYNVGFSPAAVKKALVLMGHDVGESRYAVQFSVAEEQQIRQIVNQYIH